In a genomic window of Siniperca chuatsi isolate FFG_IHB_CAS linkage group LG1, ASM2008510v1, whole genome shotgun sequence:
- the LOC122878100 gene encoding C5a anaphylatoxin chemotactic receptor 1 isoform X2, with translation MVTWWPLNSKKLVLAWLTITFSEDGVRAHLQFDITSMAIMNGTQNRLLTSPNSYNISSWQAEAVRGIQITVTLLIFLVGVPLNGLVVWALGLRSHRHLVRRGSSEETRAASSFRIYVLNLAVADLVLLLRTPLMLGFLAHNYSWPFGIVFCHLTMFLRGLGLYASAFLLCAVALERCLCLLRPMWARLRRPSWAVPLACGILWLLATILSAPYLHSAVLKEVNGTYHCCESGEFDMALFVTETIAGFILPMLVFLGSNLAVLLTVQQAMPPTPTTSSSPSTARRLTRMYHVLFFTMLLFLTCWVPYFVCRFLRALTEGSSELYERAVRGTYISLFLVYIKSALNPVLYVFAARGLGRAIRASVVSTIERLFNDDSTESIRRKSLKNSLKNSQM, from the exons ATGGTCACATGGTGGCCACTCAACTCCAAAAAGCTGGTCCTTGCATGGTTAACCATTACATTTTCTGAGGAtggggttagg GCTCATCTCCAGTTTGACATCACATCAATGGCCATCATGAACGGAACACAGAACCGGCTTCTAACTAGCCCCAACAGCTACAACATCAGCTCTTGGCAGGCGGAGGCAGTCAGGGGAATCCAAATCACAGTTACTCTGCTCATCTTCCTG GTGGGCGTTCCTCTGAACGGGCTGGTAGTTTGGGCACTTGGACTGCGGAGTCATCGCCACCTGGTGCGCAGAGGCAGCAGTGAGGAGACTCGTGCTGCCAGCAGTTTCCGTATTTACGTCCTGAACCTGGCCGTGGCAGACCTGGTGCTGCTCCTGCGTACTCCCCTCATGTTGGGCTTTCTGGCTCACAACTACAGCTGGCCGTTTGGCATTGTCTTCTGCCACCTGACAATGTTCCTGCGAGGCCTGGGGTTATACGCCTCCGCTTTCCTGCTATGTGCTGTGGCCCTGGAGCGATGCCTGTGTCTGCTGAGGCCCATGTGGGCTCGACTGCGACGTCCCTCGTGGGCTGTTCCTCTGGCCTGTGGCATCTTATGGCTGTTAGCCACCATCTTGTCTGCCCCCTACCTCCACAGTGCCGTCCTGAAGGAGGTAAACGGTACATACCATTGCTGTGAGAGTGGGGAGTTTGACATGGCACTGTTTGTCACAGAAACGATAGCAGGTTTCATCTTACCCATGCTGGTGTTCTTGGGAAGTAACCTTGCTGTTTTGCTCACCGTTCAGCAAGCAATGCCGCCAACACCCACCACCTCCTCGTCCCCTTCAACTGCCCGCAGGTTGACCAGGATGTACCACGTGCTCTTTTTCACCatgctcctcttcctcacctgcTGGGTGCCCTATTTTGTTTGTCGATTCCTGCGGGCCTTGACCGAGGGAAGTTCTGAACTGTATGAAAGAGCAGTTAGAGGCACATACATATCTCTGTTCCTGGTGTACATCAAAAGTGCTCTTAaccctgtactgtatgtgttcgCTGCCCGAGGCTTAGGCCGTGCCATCAGAGCTTCTGTTGTCTCCACTATTGAACGACTTTTCAATGATGACTCCACAGAGTCCATACGAAGGAAGTCACTTAAGAACTCACTTAAGAACTCACAGATGTAG
- the LOC122878100 gene encoding C5a anaphylatoxin chemotactic receptor 1 isoform X1, which translates to MFIDMFIGRSVCCNHTQERERERDCSHKSQQALLFSLSPAPFLPHTRQGKEAHLQFDITSMAIMNGTQNRLLTSPNSYNISSWQAEAVRGIQITVTLLIFLVGVPLNGLVVWALGLRSHRHLVRRGSSEETRAASSFRIYVLNLAVADLVLLLRTPLMLGFLAHNYSWPFGIVFCHLTMFLRGLGLYASAFLLCAVALERCLCLLRPMWARLRRPSWAVPLACGILWLLATILSAPYLHSAVLKEVNGTYHCCESGEFDMALFVTETIAGFILPMLVFLGSNLAVLLTVQQAMPPTPTTSSSPSTARRLTRMYHVLFFTMLLFLTCWVPYFVCRFLRALTEGSSELYERAVRGTYISLFLVYIKSALNPVLYVFAARGLGRAIRASVVSTIERLFNDDSTESIRRKSLKNSLKNSQM; encoded by the exons ATGTTCATAGATATGTTCATAGGAAGGAGTGTGTGTTGCAATCACacacaggaaagagagagagagagagattgttcTCATAAGAGCCAGCAGGCActccttttttctttatctccTGCTCCATTTCTCCCACACACAAGGCAAGGCAAGGAG GCTCATCTCCAGTTTGACATCACATCAATGGCCATCATGAACGGAACACAGAACCGGCTTCTAACTAGCCCCAACAGCTACAACATCAGCTCTTGGCAGGCGGAGGCAGTCAGGGGAATCCAAATCACAGTTACTCTGCTCATCTTCCTG GTGGGCGTTCCTCTGAACGGGCTGGTAGTTTGGGCACTTGGACTGCGGAGTCATCGCCACCTGGTGCGCAGAGGCAGCAGTGAGGAGACTCGTGCTGCCAGCAGTTTCCGTATTTACGTCCTGAACCTGGCCGTGGCAGACCTGGTGCTGCTCCTGCGTACTCCCCTCATGTTGGGCTTTCTGGCTCACAACTACAGCTGGCCGTTTGGCATTGTCTTCTGCCACCTGACAATGTTCCTGCGAGGCCTGGGGTTATACGCCTCCGCTTTCCTGCTATGTGCTGTGGCCCTGGAGCGATGCCTGTGTCTGCTGAGGCCCATGTGGGCTCGACTGCGACGTCCCTCGTGGGCTGTTCCTCTGGCCTGTGGCATCTTATGGCTGTTAGCCACCATCTTGTCTGCCCCCTACCTCCACAGTGCCGTCCTGAAGGAGGTAAACGGTACATACCATTGCTGTGAGAGTGGGGAGTTTGACATGGCACTGTTTGTCACAGAAACGATAGCAGGTTTCATCTTACCCATGCTGGTGTTCTTGGGAAGTAACCTTGCTGTTTTGCTCACCGTTCAGCAAGCAATGCCGCCAACACCCACCACCTCCTCGTCCCCTTCAACTGCCCGCAGGTTGACCAGGATGTACCACGTGCTCTTTTTCACCatgctcctcttcctcacctgcTGGGTGCCCTATTTTGTTTGTCGATTCCTGCGGGCCTTGACCGAGGGAAGTTCTGAACTGTATGAAAGAGCAGTTAGAGGCACATACATATCTCTGTTCCTGGTGTACATCAAAAGTGCTCTTAaccctgtactgtatgtgttcgCTGCCCGAGGCTTAGGCCGTGCCATCAGAGCTTCTGTTGTCTCCACTATTGAACGACTTTTCAATGATGACTCCACAGAGTCCATACGAAGGAAGTCACTTAAGAACTCACTTAAGAACTCACAGATGTAG